In Oscillatoria acuminata PCC 6304, a single window of DNA contains:
- a CDS encoding alpha/beta hydrolase — protein MSGMGLPTSVKGPLLIAGILAIAYFGACLFLYLRQNRFIFFPAPVIETTPAELELKYEEVWIPVSQKSGKVERIHGWWIPSEIPSNRVLLYLHGNGVNIGANVNHAARFHQLEFSVLIIDYRGYGLSEGSFPTENTVFVDAETSWNYLVQERGIAPEQIFLYGHSLGGAIAVDLAIRQPNAAGVIVQSSFTTMREMVDYRFHFWMFPIDLLLTHRFDSRAKISQLQIPVLFIHGTADPEIPSEMSEQLYQVAPQPKRIFLVPEAGHNNVASIAGEAYFQAVRDFITVTEGDRSAAISRDEIQSLR, from the coding sequence ATGAGTGGAATGGGACTGCCGACTTCTGTAAAAGGACCTCTTTTGATTGCAGGGATTTTGGCGATCGCCTACTTCGGGGCTTGTTTGTTTCTCTACTTGCGGCAAAATCGGTTTATCTTTTTTCCTGCACCTGTGATAGAAACAACTCCGGCTGAACTCGAACTCAAGTATGAAGAAGTTTGGATTCCCGTGAGTCAGAAAAGCGGCAAGGTAGAACGCATTCATGGATGGTGGATTCCGTCAGAAATCCCCAGTAATCGCGTGCTGTTGTATCTGCATGGGAATGGGGTAAATATTGGGGCCAATGTCAATCATGCCGCCCGGTTTCATCAGTTGGAGTTCTCCGTGTTGATCATTGATTACCGGGGGTATGGACTCTCGGAGGGGTCATTTCCCACGGAGAATACCGTATTTGTGGACGCAGAAACCTCTTGGAACTATTTAGTGCAGGAGAGGGGGATAGCGCCGGAACAGATTTTCTTGTATGGACATTCTCTCGGGGGGGCGATCGCTGTTGACTTGGCGATTCGTCAACCTAATGCCGCTGGGGTGATTGTCCAAAGTTCATTTACCACCATGCGGGAAATGGTGGATTATCGCTTTCATTTTTGGATGTTTCCCATTGATTTATTGTTGACCCATCGCTTTGATTCTCGCGCTAAAATTAGTCAATTACAGATTCCAGTTTTGTTTATTCATGGGACGGCTGATCCAGAAATTCCCAGCGAAATGAGCGAACAACTTTATCAAGTTGCGCCGCAACCGAAACGCATCTTTTTAGTGCCGGAGGCTGGACATAATAATGTGGCATCGATTGCCGGAGAAGCCTATTTTCAAGCGGTGAGAGATTTTATCACCGTTACTGAAGGGGACCGCAGTGCAGCGATTTCCCGGGATGAAATCCAATCTTTGCGATAA
- the gatA gene encoding Asp-tRNA(Asn)/Glu-tRNA(Gln) amidotransferase subunit GatA, with translation MASIRELHKQLIRKERSAVEITQEALKRIDSLEPQLHSFLLVTPDRALEQAKRVDAKIAAGEEIGMLAGIPIAIKDNMCTEGVRTTCGSRILENYVPPYESTVTERLIEAGAVILGKTNMDEFAMGSSTENSAFQLTSNPWDLSRVPGGSSGGSAAAVSSGECIVALGSDTGGSIRQPASFCGVVGMKPTYGLVSRYGLVAYASSLDQIGPFGRTVEDAAILLKHIAGYDPKDSTSLNVTIPDYMKFVKPNLKPKGQRRIGIIKETFGDGLDAGVERAVTKAIEVLQELGAEIQVVSCPRFRYGLPTYYIIAPSEASANLARYDGVKYGFRAEDSESLIEMYGKTRAQGFGAEVKRRIAIGTYTLSAGYYDAYYLKAQKVRTLIKEDFERAFAQVDILVCPTAPSTAFKAGEKTADPLSMYLSDLMTIPVNLGGLPALSIPCGFDDQGLPIGMQMIANVLREDLLFEVAYAYEQATDWHNRKPKI, from the coding sequence ATGGCATCCATCCGCGAGTTACACAAACAACTAATCCGAAAAGAACGCTCGGCGGTAGAAATTACCCAAGAAGCCCTCAAGCGGATTGATTCGTTAGAACCCCAACTACATAGCTTCTTACTCGTGACACCCGATCGCGCCTTAGAGCAAGCGAAACGGGTGGATGCCAAAATCGCTGCCGGTGAAGAAATCGGTATGCTCGCAGGCATTCCTATCGCGATTAAAGACAATATGTGCACCGAGGGAGTCCGCACCACTTGCGGTTCCCGGATTTTGGAAAACTATGTGCCGCCCTACGAATCAACCGTGACTGAGCGTTTAATTGAGGCGGGTGCGGTGATTTTGGGTAAAACCAATATGGACGAGTTTGCGATGGGAAGTTCCACGGAAAACTCCGCATTTCAGCTCACCTCGAACCCTTGGGACCTCAGCCGGGTTCCCGGTGGGTCTTCCGGAGGGTCAGCAGCAGCGGTTTCCTCGGGAGAATGCATTGTGGCCCTCGGTTCGGATACCGGGGGTTCGATTCGGCAACCGGCTTCGTTTTGCGGGGTAGTTGGGATGAAACCCACCTACGGATTAGTTTCCCGGTATGGGTTAGTCGCCTATGCCTCTTCCCTGGACCAAATCGGACCGTTTGGGCGCACGGTAGAAGATGCGGCAATTTTGCTCAAGCATATTGCGGGATATGATCCCAAGGATTCGACCAGTCTGAATGTGACGATCCCCGACTATATGAAATTCGTGAAACCCAATTTAAAGCCGAAGGGTCAGCGACGGATTGGGATCATCAAGGAAACCTTTGGGGACGGGTTAGATGCGGGAGTGGAAAGAGCGGTTACCAAGGCGATCGAGGTGTTGCAAGAGTTAGGGGCGGAGATTCAGGTGGTATCCTGTCCTCGGTTCCGCTATGGGTTACCGACTTACTACATCATTGCGCCCTCAGAAGCCTCAGCGAACCTCGCCCGTTACGATGGGGTTAAATATGGGTTCCGCGCTGAGGATAGTGAAAGTTTGATTGAGATGTATGGCAAGACTCGGGCCCAGGGATTTGGGGCTGAGGTAAAGCGCAGGATTGCGATCGGGACTTATACACTCTCGGCTGGGTATTATGATGCTTATTATCTCAAGGCGCAAAAAGTTCGGACTCTGATTAAGGAAGATTTTGAACGAGCGTTCGCTCAGGTGGATATTTTAGTTTGTCCCACGGCTCCTTCTACAGCATTTAAGGCGGGGGAAAAGACCGCTGACCCCTTAAGTATGTATTTGTCGGATTTGATGACCATTCCGGTCAATTTAGGGGGGTTACCGGCCCTGAGTATTCCTTGTGGGTTTGATGACCAAGGATTGCCGATTGGAATGCAAATGATTGCGAATGTGTTGCGGGAAGATTTACTGTTTGAAGTGGCCTATGCTTACGAACAGGCGACGGATTGGCATAATCGCAAACCCAAAATTTAG
- a CDS encoding M15 family metallopeptidase — protein MIGRLIPLGAIAFLSATPSPILALTPPPASPPEVTLEESGISLLELTPPPLPPLLDSSRYIPASPSDRPPTLYGHFAYPEASDVDLFAVGNGERLHRSAALQFQAMVAAAAADGIQLVPLSGFRSREAQSYVFYAIADQRGQTLPQRARYAAPPGHSEHHTGYVIDIGDASAPIYDLRVSFENTPAFRWLTANAATFGFELSFPQNHPTVNYEPWHWRWVGDAESRQLFDHSR, from the coding sequence ATGATTGGACGTTTAATTCCCCTCGGCGCGATCGCCTTCCTATCCGCCACCCCTAGCCCAATCCTCGCCCTGACGCCACCCCCGGCGAGTCCCCCAGAGGTCACCCTGGAGGAATCCGGGATATCCCTGCTGGAATTGACGCCACCTCCCTTGCCTCCCCTACTGGATTCGAGTCGCTACATTCCTGCCTCCCCTAGCGATCGCCCGCCCACCCTCTATGGTCATTTCGCCTATCCTGAAGCATCGGATGTTGATTTATTTGCAGTGGGCAATGGAGAACGATTGCATCGCAGTGCTGCCCTCCAGTTTCAGGCAATGGTTGCCGCTGCTGCTGCTGATGGCATTCAGTTGGTTCCCCTCTCCGGATTTCGTAGTCGCGAGGCTCAATCTTACGTTTTTTATGCGATCGCCGACCAACGGGGCCAAACCTTACCCCAACGCGCTCGTTATGCTGCACCCCCCGGCCACAGCGAACATCATACCGGCTATGTGATTGATATTGGAGATGCATCTGCACCCATCTATGATTTGCGGGTCAGCTTTGAAAATACCCCCGCTTTTCGCTGGTTAACTGCCAATGCCGCCACCTTCGGATTTGAACTCTCTTTCCCTCAAAATCATCCCACCGTCAACTATGAACCCTGGCACTGGCGCTGGGTTGGCGATGCCGAAAGTCGTCAGCTATTTGACCATTCCCGGTGA
- a CDS encoding precorrin-8X methylmutase produces the protein MPSQLSPQLAQSLTIKALTQAVGQGVTPRMVRHYHQIGLLPQPARSEGNYRLYSQTDVQRLQRIVALKQQGFQLAHIQQMLAKSSEAPQVEPLVEQLQQQYQTVLQQLVRLRQTATALEGLLGRDRSCQMMQAEALAQLRLLDVETQSAQTLAADLWEHLDGAVADHPEDFQAALQRLLPDLSQRPEIEVDILSQMILACGDVGLSAFVRFSPDAIKAARQALTQGCTVVADVPAVMASFDQARLAHLGCPWQALIDDGHIDSAADAEQQFWHDARGRRQLASLVEGNIWVVGYAPSVLIALCDAIATQQLRPALVIGLPIGFSHAPAAKRRLMQLAVPYITTECALGGGLLAAVALNQLAASLIEKPDCHCYLGNVKSG, from the coding sequence ATGCCCTCCCAGCTATCTCCTCAACTTGCTCAATCCCTGACCATCAAAGCCCTGACCCAAGCCGTGGGCCAAGGGGTGACTCCCCGGATGGTGCGGCACTATCACCAGATTGGGCTGCTGCCCCAGCCAGCGCGGTCTGAGGGCAACTATCGGCTCTATAGCCAGACCGATGTGCAACGATTACAGCGAATTGTGGCCCTGAAGCAGCAGGGGTTTCAGTTGGCCCACATCCAGCAAATGCTGGCCAAATCGTCCGAGGCTCCCCAGGTGGAACCCCTGGTGGAGCAGTTGCAGCAGCAGTATCAGACGGTGTTGCAGCAGTTGGTGCGATTGCGGCAGACGGCTACAGCCCTAGAGGGGCTGCTGGGTCGCGATCGGTCTTGCCAAATGATGCAGGCGGAGGCCCTGGCCCAGTTGCGATTGCTGGATGTAGAAACCCAGAGTGCTCAAACCCTGGCAGCGGATTTGTGGGAACACTTAGATGGGGCGGTGGCTGACCATCCTGAAGACTTTCAGGCGGCGCTACAAAGGCTTCTGCCCGATCTGTCCCAACGACCTGAAATTGAGGTGGATATTCTGTCTCAGATGATTTTGGCCTGTGGCGATGTGGGGCTATCGGCTTTTGTGCGCTTTAGCCCGGATGCGATTAAGGCGGCGCGGCAGGCGTTAACTCAGGGCTGCACGGTAGTGGCCGATGTCCCGGCGGTGATGGCCAGTTTTGATCAGGCGCGTTTGGCTCATTTGGGCTGTCCTTGGCAAGCTCTAATTGACGACGGGCACATCGACAGTGCCGCTGATGCAGAGCAACAGTTTTGGCATGATGCTAGGGGGCGACGGCAGTTGGCCTCCCTGGTGGAGGGCAATATTTGGGTGGTGGGCTATGCCCCGTCGGTGTTGATAGCGCTTTGTGATGCGATCGCCACCCAGCAGCTACGCCCCGCCCTGGTGATTGGGTTACCGATTGGCTTTAGCCATGCCCCAGCGGCAAAGCGGCGGCTGATGCAGTTGGCGGTGCCCTACATCACGACAGAATGTGCCCTGGGCGGGGGCTTACTGGCAGCGGTAGCCCTCAACCAGTTGGCGGCTTCGCTGATTGAAAAGCCTGATTGCCACTGCTATTTGGGTAATGTCAAGTCGGGTTGA
- a CDS encoding heavy metal translocating P-type ATPase, producing the protein MVYIPIPLQKRLPPWVQTYPEAIAAGFCAGLTMLGWLALQMHWLGLGVWVLFAAYVIGGYASAREGLTTLWQERELDVDLLMIVAALGAAALGLWQQDYHLLVDGAVLILIFALSGALEDIAMHRTERNIRSLMQLTPDTARVLVQGQEKQVATADLRVGDRILIKPGDLIPTDGLVAEGDSTVNQAPITGESIPVEKTLGDEVFAGTINGSGVLLVDLHKPPESSLIQRVIQLVEQAKTSQPPSQQFLERFERGYARVIVGAGVLLATLPPLILGWAWDITIYRALVFLVVASPCALMASIMPALLSGIARGARQGILFKDGALLETIGQVKAIAFDKTGTLTTGLLNVSDQIPAPGITPEQLLQIAASLETYSEHPIAQAVVAAAHQGQIPLQPAAAVQASIGRGISGELDGLPMQVGKLAYISTDLATPIDPTLVQASQRLEAGGKTVIWVRRQQQVLGLLAVADQVRPQSAQLLQTLRRRGIAATVMLTGDNHATAQTVATETGVTELYADLLPEDKVEVVKRLQQQYGTVAMVGDGINDAPALAQASVGIAMGGAGSDVALETADIVLMADRLEKLEQAIVIGQRSQQIIRQNITLALVSISLLMVANFLGELTLPAGVLGHEGSTLLVTLNGLRMLRA; encoded by the coding sequence ATGGTTTACATTCCCATCCCCTTGCAAAAAAGGCTGCCCCCTTGGGTGCAGACCTACCCAGAGGCGATCGCCGCCGGATTCTGTGCTGGGTTAACGATGTTGGGCTGGCTGGCGCTCCAGATGCATTGGCTGGGGCTGGGGGTCTGGGTGCTGTTTGCTGCCTACGTGATTGGTGGGTATGCCAGTGCTCGGGAGGGCTTGACCACTCTGTGGCAAGAGCGCGAACTGGATGTAGATTTGCTGATGATTGTGGCGGCCCTAGGGGCTGCGGCTTTGGGGCTGTGGCAGCAGGATTACCACTTGCTGGTGGATGGGGCAGTGCTGATTTTGATTTTTGCTCTCAGCGGTGCCCTGGAAGACATTGCGATGCATCGCACCGAGCGCAATATTCGCAGCCTGATGCAGTTAACGCCGGATACCGCCCGGGTGTTGGTGCAGGGGCAGGAAAAGCAGGTGGCTACGGCGGATTTGCGGGTGGGCGATCGCATCTTAATCAAACCGGGCGACCTCATCCCCACCGATGGCTTAGTAGCGGAAGGCGATAGCACCGTCAACCAAGCCCCGATCACCGGGGAATCGATTCCGGTGGAAAAAACCTTGGGCGATGAAGTGTTTGCGGGCACCATCAACGGCAGCGGTGTGCTGCTCGTCGATTTGCATAAACCCCCAGAAAGCAGTCTGATTCAGCGGGTGATTCAGCTAGTCGAGCAAGCCAAAACCAGTCAACCCCCCTCCCAACAATTTTTAGAACGGTTTGAGCGGGGCTATGCTCGGGTAATTGTTGGGGCCGGGGTCCTGCTGGCCACCCTGCCGCCGCTGATCCTGGGCTGGGCTTGGGACATCACCATCTACCGGGCGTTAGTGTTTTTGGTGGTCGCTTCCCCCTGTGCCCTGATGGCGTCGATTATGCCCGCCCTGCTCTCGGGGATTGCCCGGGGGGCGAGACAGGGGATTCTCTTCAAAGACGGTGCCCTGCTAGAAACCATTGGCCAGGTCAAGGCGATCGCCTTTGACAAAACCGGAACCCTCACCACCGGCCTGTTGAACGTCAGCGACCAAATTCCCGCCCCGGGCATCACCCCCGAACAACTGCTGCAAATCGCCGCCTCTCTAGAAACCTACTCCGAACACCCCATCGCCCAGGCCGTGGTCGCTGCCGCCCACCAGGGCCAAATTCCACTACAGCCAGCCGCCGCAGTTCAAGCCAGCATCGGCAGAGGCATTAGCGGTGAACTGGATGGGCTACCGATGCAGGTGGGCAAGCTGGCCTATATCTCCACTGACCTAGCTACCCCCATAGACCCGACCCTGGTGCAAGCCAGTCAACGGCTAGAGGCAGGGGGCAAAACCGTGATTTGGGTGCGCCGCCAGCAGCAGGTTTTAGGCTTGCTGGCCGTGGCCGATCAGGTGCGGCCCCAGTCGGCCCAGTTACTCCAAACCCTGCGACGGCGGGGCATTGCGGCCACGGTGATGTTAACCGGCGACAACCACGCCACCGCCCAAACTGTGGCGACAGAAACGGGTGTCACCGAGCTCTATGCCGACCTGCTGCCGGAAGACAAAGTTGAGGTAGTCAAGCGTCTGCAACAGCAGTACGGCACCGTTGCGATGGTGGGGGATGGCATTAACGATGCCCCGGCCCTGGCTCAAGCCTCGGTGGGCATTGCTATGGGGGGAGCCGGGTCAGATGTGGCCCTGGAAACCGCCGACATTGTGCTGATGGCCGATCGCCTAGAAAAGTTAGAGCAGGCCATTGTCATCGGTCAACGCTCCCAGCAGATCATTCGGCAAAATATCACTCTGGCTCTGGTTTCTATTAGTCTGCTGATGGTGGCCAATTTCCTGGGGGAACTCACTCTACCTGCTGGGGTGCTGGGTCACGAAGGTTCGACTTTGCTGGTCACCCTCAACGGTTTGCGGATGCTGAGGGCGTGA
- a CDS encoding TlyA family RNA methyltransferase: MAKQRLDTLLVEKNLCSSRQQAQRFIRAGEVRVNGQLLDKPGTEVDINAELHIKERSRFVSRGGEKLAKALETFPIPVSDRLCLDGGISTGGFTDCLLQAGAKLVYGIDVGYGQVDWGLRNDPRVILRERTNLRYLTKADLYESEENLPDLGVVDVSFISLSKILPALWELLVSPRELVLLVKPQFEVGRSRVGKKGVVRDPADHTDAIFQVLQAALELGWGYGGLTWSPISGPAGNIEYLLWLKMASETPAPDKAEIAQMAKQAQQEIKKDNPS; encoded by the coding sequence GTGGCTAAACAACGACTCGACACCCTGTTAGTAGAAAAAAACCTCTGTTCCTCTAGGCAGCAGGCACAGCGGTTCATTCGGGCTGGGGAAGTCAGGGTGAATGGGCAACTGCTGGATAAACCCGGTACGGAAGTCGATATCAATGCTGAACTTCATATCAAAGAGCGATCGCGCTTTGTCTCCCGAGGTGGCGAAAAACTAGCCAAAGCCCTGGAAACCTTTCCCATTCCCGTCAGCGATCGCCTCTGTCTCGATGGCGGCATTTCCACCGGAGGCTTTACCGACTGCTTGCTGCAAGCCGGGGCTAAACTCGTCTATGGGATTGATGTTGGCTATGGTCAAGTGGATTGGGGACTGCGTAACGACCCCCGGGTAATTTTGCGCGAACGGACTAATTTGCGTTACTTGACCAAAGCGGATTTGTATGAGTCTGAAGAGAATCTGCCAGATTTGGGGGTAGTGGATGTCTCGTTTATTTCCCTGAGCAAGATATTACCGGCGTTATGGGAATTGTTGGTGTCTCCCCGAGAATTAGTCTTGTTGGTGAAACCCCAGTTTGAAGTGGGCCGATCGCGGGTAGGGAAAAAAGGCGTCGTCCGGGATCCAGCAGACCATACCGATGCAATTTTCCAAGTCTTGCAAGCGGCACTAGAACTCGGTTGGGGTTATGGGGGGTTAACTTGGTCTCCCATCAGTGGTCCAGCGGGAAATATTGAGTATTTATTGTGGTTAAAGATGGCAAGCGAGACTCCCGCACCGGATAAAGCGGAGATCGCCCAGATGGCAAAACAGGCGCAACAAGAGATTAAGAAAGACAATCCCAGTTAG
- a CDS encoding leucine-rich repeat domain-containing protein has product MKKILTFGLLSLLITTACGKSDLPQPDLSKTFPTFETFIEWCQNQESLSPDAKHTVEVLLKEAGTQECDRAQESLSKMTELGIRGDEIKDIAPLAGLTNLEWLELSYNKIEDIAPLAGLTNLEWLDLSYNKIEDIASLANLNNLKFLAIRDNQIEDVAPLTNLTNLEVLWLDENKIGEVASFASLTQLTQLHLSGNQIEDVAPLANLTNLESLWLNENKIKDVASLVSMTKLTQLYLSSNEIEDLAPLKGLPEMAELQLNNNQIVNVAPLASLTNLTTLELNENQIKDIAPLASLTQLGFLQLTKNQIVNISPLATLTKLETLQLLYNEIKDVAPLASLTNLTFLTLGENQIKDVAPLASLTELTSLDLSNNEIKDIDPLANLTQLTFLHLSDNQIKDVAPLASLTQLKHLHLRNNEIKDIARLPNLTQMDNFSVDGNPIDPHFCLFNWQICRPF; this is encoded by the coding sequence ATGAAGAAAATACTTACCTTTGGCTTGCTGTCGCTTCTGATTACAACAGCTTGTGGCAAAAGTGACTTACCTCAACCAGATCTGTCAAAAACTTTTCCAACCTTTGAAACTTTTATTGAGTGGTGTCAAAACCAAGAGAGCTTGAGTCCCGATGCAAAGCATACGGTGGAAGTGCTATTAAAGGAAGCGGGAACTCAAGAGTGCGATCGGGCTCAAGAGAGCCTCAGCAAAATGACAGAACTCGGTATCAGAGGCGATGAAATTAAAGACATAGCCCCGTTAGCGGGTCTGACCAACTTGGAATGGCTTGAACTTAGTTATAATAAAATTGAAGATATCGCCCCGTTAGCGGGTCTGACCAACTTGGAATGGCTTGACCTTAGTTATAATAAAATTGAAGATATCGCCTCGTTAGCCAATTTGAATAATCTGAAATTCCTTGCTATCCGTGACAATCAAATTGAAGACGTAGCGCCATTAACGAATTTGACTAACTTGGAAGTGCTTTGGCTCGATGAGAATAAAATTGGAGAGGTGGCATCCTTCGCTAGTCTGACCCAACTGACACAGCTTCATCTTAGTGGCAATCAAATTGAAGACGTAGCCCCATTAGCGAATTTGACTAATTTGGAATCGCTTTGGCTTAATGAGAATAAAATTAAAGACGTGGCTTCGTTAGTAAGTATGACCAAGCTAACACAGCTTTATCTAAGTAGTAATGAAATTGAAGACTTAGCCCCTTTAAAAGGTCTCCCCGAGATGGCAGAGCTTCAACTTAATAACAATCAAATTGTCAATGTAGCCCCGTTAGCGAGTCTAACCAATCTGACAACGCTTGAACTCAATGAAAATCAAATTAAAGACATAGCCCCGTTAGCGAGTCTAACCCAGCTAGGATTTCTTCAGCTTACTAAAAATCAAATTGTAAATATATCCCCGTTAGCGACTTTAACTAAGTTGGAAACGCTTCAGCTTCTTTACAATGAAATAAAAGACGTAGCCCCTTTAGCCAGTTTGACCAATCTGACATTTCTTACCCTGGGTGAGAATCAAATAAAAGACGTAGCCCCTTTAGCCAGTTTGACCGAGTTGACATCTCTTGACCTTAGTAACAATGAAATTAAAGACATAGATCCGTTAGCCAATCTGACACAATTGACATTTCTTCACCTTAGTGACAATCAAATAAAAGACGTAGCCCCTTTAGCTAGTTTGACACAGTTGAAACACCTTCACCTTCGTAACAATGAAATTAAAGATATAGCCCGGTTGCCGAATCTGACACAGATGGACAATTTCAGTGTTGATGGTAATCCAATCGATCCTCACTTTTGCCTATTCAATTGGCAAATATGCCGCCCATTTTGA
- a CDS encoding leucine-rich repeat domain-containing protein, producing MKKILTFGLLSLLITTACGKSDLPQPDQSKTFPTFETFIEWCQNQESLSPDAKHTVEVLLKEAETQECDRAQESLSKLTELRIRGDEIKDIAPLAGLTNLEVLTLYINKIEDIAPLAGLTNLKGLDLNSNQIEDITPLAGLTNLEWLDLSDNKKIKDLAPLASLTNLTHLDLDNGYGLEGKIKDIGPLANLTNLKFLAIGANQIEDVAPLTNLTNLEVLWLDKNKIGEVASFASLTKLTQLHLSGNQIEDVAPLANLTNLKSLWLSGNQIKDVAPLASLTKLTVLNLYQNQIKDIAPLANLTQLTSLQLSNNEIKDVAPLASLTNLTEDLDLRYNEIKDVAPLASLTQLTSLQLSNNEIKDVAPLASLTNLTEDLDLRDNQIKDVAPLASLTQLKNLQLSHNEIKDVAPLASLTNLTEHLHLSNNEIKDVAPLASLTQLKHLHLSNNEIKDVAPLVNLTELTSLELSDNQIKDVAPLANLTQLTFLQLSNNEIKDVAPLANLTQLEHLHLSNNEIKDIARLPNLTDMVNFSVDGNPIDPRFCLFNLNICSPLGLR from the coding sequence ATGAAGAAAATACTTACCTTTGGCTTGCTGTCGCTTCTGATTACAACAGCTTGTGGCAAAAGTGACTTACCTCAACCAGATCAGTCAAAAACTTTTCCAACGTTTGAAACTTTTATTGAGTGGTGTCAAAACCAAGAGAGCTTGAGTCCCGATGCAAAGCATACGGTGGAAGTGCTATTAAAGGAAGCGGAAACTCAAGAGTGCGATCGGGCTCAAGAGAGCCTCAGCAAACTGACAGAACTCCGTATCAGAGGCGATGAAATTAAAGACATCGCCCCGTTAGCGGGTCTGACCAACTTGGAAGTCCTTACCCTATATATCAATAAAATTGAAGATATCGCCCCGTTAGCGGGTCTGACTAACTTGAAAGGGCTTGACCTGAATAGTAATCAAATTGAAGATATAACCCCGTTAGCGGGTCTGACTAACTTGGAATGGCTTGACCTTAGTGATAATAAGAAAATTAAAGACCTAGCTCCATTAGCTAGTTTGACCAATCTGACACACCTTGACCTCGATAACGGATATGGCCTAGAGGGCAAAATTAAAGACATAGGCCCGTTAGCCAATTTGACTAATCTGAAATTCCTTGCTATCGGTGCCAATCAAATTGAAGACGTAGCGCCATTAACGAATTTGACTAACTTGGAAGTGCTTTGGCTCGATAAAAATAAAATTGGAGAGGTGGCATCCTTCGCTAGTCTGACCAAACTGACACAGCTTCATCTTAGTGGCAATCAAATTGAAGACGTAGCGCCATTAGCGAATCTGACTAATTTGAAATCGCTTTGGCTTAGTGGTAATCAAATTAAAGACGTGGCCCCTTTAGCCAGTTTGACCAAGCTGACAGTTCTTAACCTTTATCAAAATCAAATTAAAGACATAGCCCCTTTAGCCAATCTGACACAGTTGACATCTCTTCAGCTTAGTAACAATGAAATAAAAGACGTAGCCCCTTTAGCCAGTTTGACCAATCTGACAGAAGACCTTGACCTCCGTTACAATGAAATAAAAGACGTAGCCCCTTTAGCCAGTTTGACACAGTTGACATCTCTTCAGCTTAGTAACAATGAAATAAAAGACGTAGCCCCTTTAGCCAGTTTGACCAATCTGACAGAAGACCTTGACCTCCGTGACAATCAAATTAAAGACGTAGCCCCTTTAGCCAGTTTGACACAGTTGAAAAACCTTCAACTTAGTCACAATGAAATAAAAGACGTAGCCCCTTTAGCCAGTTTGACCAATCTGACAGAACACCTTCACCTTAGTAACAATGAAATAAAAGACGTAGCCCCTTTAGCCAGTTTGACACAGTTGAAACACCTTCACCTTAGTAACAATGAAATAAAAGACGTAGCCCCTTTAGTTAATCTGACCGAGTTGACATCTCTTGAGCTTAGTGACAATCAAATAAAAGACGTAGCCCCGTTAGCCAATCTGACACAATTGACATTTCTTCAGCTTAGTAACAATGAAATAAAAGACGTAGCCCCTTTAGCTAATCTGACACAGTTGGAACACCTTCACCTTAGTAACAATGAAATTAAAGATATAGCCCGGTTGCCGAATCTGACAGATATGGTCAATTTCAGTGTTGATGGTAATCCAATCGATCCTCGCTTTTGCCTATTCAATTTGAACATATGCAGCCCATTGGGTTTGAGATGA
- a CDS encoding helix-turn-helix domain-containing protein produces the protein MIIAYKYKLRPNKAQAHQFDEWLNLLRM, from the coding sequence ATGATAATAGCCTATAAATACAAATTACGTCCTAACAAAGCCCAAGCTCATCAATTTGATGAGTGGCTTAATTTGTTGCGGATGTAA
- the apcB gene encoding allophycocyanin subunit beta, translating into MRDAITSLIKNYDVTGRYLDRDAIDNLKSYFQTGTVRVQAAGIINANAAALVKQAGLRLFADLPELIRPGGNAYTTRRYAACLRDMDYYLRYASYALVAGNTDVLDERVLQGLRETYNSLGVPIGPTVVGISILKELVREKVTEAGIQPGDWLDQPFDHISRELSERDI; encoded by the coding sequence ATGCGCGACGCAATCACAAGCCTGATAAAAAACTATGACGTCACAGGTCGCTATCTCGATCGCGACGCCATTGATAACCTCAAGTCCTATTTTCAAACCGGGACTGTCCGGGTACAAGCGGCTGGAATTATTAATGCCAATGCAGCGGCACTGGTGAAACAAGCCGGACTCCGTTTATTTGCGGATTTACCTGAGTTGATTCGTCCCGGTGGAAATGCCTATACGACCCGTCGCTATGCGGCCTGCCTGCGAGATATGGACTATTATCTGCGGTATGCCAGTTATGCCTTAGTTGCAGGAAATACCGACGTTCTCGATGAACGAGTTCTGCAAGGATTGCGGGAAACTTACAATTCTTTAGGCGTTCCCATTGGACCGACTGTGGTCGGGATTTCAATCCTCAAAGAACTGGTCAGAGAAAAGGTCACCGAAGCTGGGATTCAACCTGGTGATTGGTTAGATCAACCCTTTGATCATATTAGTCGCGAGTTAAGCGAACGCGACATCTAG